A genome region from Methylobacterium sp. FF17 includes the following:
- the alr gene encoding alanine racemase, translated as MDPQIEVPASHGARLTIDLAAIAENWRRLAAEATDAACAAVVKADAYGCGLDAVLPALWAAGCRTFFVAHLGEGIAARRILPDGVIYVLNGLLPGFGPALIAHDLRPVLGSRAELAEWAGLSEAAGRRLPAALHVDTGMNRLGLPVSEALALSGDPVIARAGIALVLTHLVSAELSGDPVNARQMRAFAEVRAAYPGLPGSFANSSGIFLGAQAHHDLLRPGYALFGGNPTPWKPNPMRPVVRLEAAIAQVRDVAAGETCGYNGRWRAAEPRRLATLSLGYADGYPRAASGRGMALVGGVRCPILGLISMDLIILDVTDAPEATRGASATLIGDDLDVDAVGRAAGTIGYEILTGLGSRYVRHYVRGHDA; from the coding sequence ATGGATCCTCAGATCGAAGTTCCGGCGAGCCACGGTGCCCGCCTCACCATCGACCTCGCGGCCATCGCGGAGAACTGGCGCCGGCTCGCGGCCGAGGCGACGGACGCGGCCTGCGCGGCCGTGGTCAAGGCGGATGCCTATGGCTGTGGCCTGGATGCCGTGCTCCCCGCCCTCTGGGCGGCGGGGTGCCGGACGTTCTTCGTCGCGCACCTGGGCGAGGGGATCGCGGCGCGCCGGATCCTGCCCGACGGCGTGATCTACGTGCTCAACGGCCTGCTCCCCGGCTTCGGCCCGGCGCTGATCGCCCACGACCTGCGCCCGGTCCTCGGCAGCCGCGCGGAGCTTGCCGAATGGGCCGGTCTGTCGGAGGCGGCGGGGCGCCGGCTGCCGGCGGCCCTGCATGTGGATACCGGCATGAACCGCCTCGGGCTGCCCGTGTCGGAGGCGCTGGCGCTCTCCGGAGACCCGGTCATCGCTCGGGCGGGCATCGCCCTGGTGTTGACGCATCTCGTCAGTGCCGAACTGTCGGGCGATCCGGTGAATGCGCGCCAGATGCGCGCGTTCGCCGAGGTGCGGGCAGCCTATCCGGGCCTTCCGGGCTCGTTCGCGAATTCCTCCGGCATCTTCCTCGGGGCGCAGGCCCATCACGATCTGCTGCGACCGGGCTACGCCCTGTTCGGTGGCAATCCCACCCCGTGGAAGCCCAATCCGATGCGCCCCGTGGTGCGCCTGGAGGCCGCGATCGCACAGGTGCGCGACGTCGCAGCCGGCGAGACCTGCGGCTATAATGGCCGCTGGCGCGCGGCCGAACCCCGGCGCCTCGCGACCCTGTCGCTGGGCTATGCGGACGGGTATCCGCGCGCCGCCAGCGGTCGCGGCATGGCCCTCGTCGGCGGTGTGCGCTGTCCGATCCTGGGGCTGATCTCGATGGATCTCATCATCCTCGACGTCACCGACGCACCGGAGGCGACGCGCGGCGCCAGCGCCACCCTGATCGGCGACGACCTCGACGTGGATGCGGTGGGACGGGCGGCCGGCACCATCGGCTACGAGATCCTGACGGGTCTGGGTTCTCGCTATGTTCGCCATTATGTGAGAGGACACGACGCCTGA
- the radA gene encoding DNA repair protein RadA: MAKIQQTFVCQSCGAVYNRWRGRCEACNGWNCITEETGAAGPQAGPVKTRPSRARGRVFALEGLTGEVKEAPRIPSGINELDRVTGGGFVRGSVILLGGDPGIGKSTLLMQASAAMARTGERVVYISGEEAVAQVRLRAERLGLTSAAVELAAETNVEDIVETLSQGRPPALAIIDSIQTMWTETVESAPGTVTQVRGSAQTLIRFAKTTGTAVILVGHVTKDGQIAGPRVVEHMVDAVASFEGDQGHHFRILRAVKNRFGPTDEIGVFEMTDMGLAEVPNPSALFLAGRDHAAPGTAVFAGMEGTRPLLVEIQALVAPSSLGMPRRAVVGWDPNRLSMVLAVLEAHGGIRLGTHDVYLNVAGGLRISEPAADLAVAAALVSSLSGATLPPETVYFGEIGLSGAIRPVAQAPARLKEALKLGFAKAVTPQGRGEGGETALQTEALRHIADVVAGIASSGQRRVGARRGHNPPDYGDDD, encoded by the coding sequence ATGGCCAAGATCCAACAGACCTTCGTCTGCCAGTCCTGCGGGGCGGTCTACAATCGCTGGCGCGGGCGCTGCGAGGCTTGCAACGGCTGGAACTGCATCACCGAGGAGACCGGCGCCGCCGGACCGCAGGCAGGTCCGGTCAAGACCCGGCCGAGCCGGGCGCGCGGCCGCGTCTTCGCCCTGGAGGGCCTCACCGGCGAGGTGAAGGAGGCGCCGCGCATCCCGTCCGGCATCAACGAACTCGACCGCGTCACCGGCGGCGGCTTCGTGCGCGGCTCGGTGATCCTGCTCGGCGGTGATCCCGGCATCGGCAAGTCGACGCTGCTGATGCAGGCCTCCGCCGCCATGGCCCGCACGGGCGAGCGGGTCGTCTACATCTCGGGCGAGGAGGCGGTGGCGCAGGTGCGCCTACGCGCCGAACGCCTCGGCCTGACCTCCGCCGCCGTGGAACTCGCGGCCGAGACCAATGTCGAGGACATCGTCGAGACCCTGTCCCAGGGGCGCCCGCCGGCGCTGGCCATCATCGATTCGATCCAGACCATGTGGACCGAGACCGTGGAATCGGCCCCCGGCACGGTCACGCAGGTGCGCGGCTCCGCCCAGACCCTGATTCGCTTCGCCAAGACCACGGGCACGGCGGTGATCCTCGTCGGCCACGTCACCAAGGACGGGCAGATCGCGGGCCCGCGCGTCGTCGAACATATGGTCGACGCCGTCGCCTCGTTCGAGGGCGACCAGGGCCACCACTTCCGCATCCTGCGCGCCGTGAAGAACCGCTTCGGCCCCACCGACGAGATCGGCGTGTTCGAGATGACCGACATGGGGCTGGCCGAGGTGCCGAACCCCTCCGCCCTGTTTCTGGCGGGGCGCGACCACGCCGCCCCCGGCACGGCGGTCTTCGCCGGAATGGAGGGCACGCGCCCACTCCTGGTCGAGATCCAGGCCCTCGTCGCCCCCTCGTCGCTCGGCATGCCCCGCCGTGCCGTGGTGGGCTGGGATCCCAATCGTCTTTCGATGGTGCTGGCGGTGCTCGAGGCGCATGGCGGCATCCGGCTCGGCACCCACGACGTCTACCTCAACGTCGCGGGCGGCCTGCGCATTTCTGAGCCCGCCGCCGACCTCGCGGTGGCCGCCGCGCTGGTCTCGTCGCTATCGGGCGCGACGCTGCCGCCGGAGACCGTGTATTTCGGCGAGATCGGTCTGTCGGGCGCCATCCGCCCCGTGGCCCAGGCACCGGCCCGCCTCAAGGAGGCGCTGAAGCTCGGCTTCGCCAAGGCGGTGACCCCGCAGGGACGCGGCGAAGGCGGCGAGACCGCGCTGCAGACGGAAGCCCTGCGCCACATCGCCGACGTGGTCGCGGGCATCGCCAGCAGTGGCCAGCGCCGGGTCGGCGCCCGGCGCGGCCACAACCCACCGGATTACGGCGACGACGACTGA
- a CDS encoding M10 family metallopeptidase C-terminal domain-containing protein has protein sequence MMGAGWTGPIVSYGFKPGDINENGVNDFDEGDWKAFHRELMSNVETFANLTFTEVSGTANINFRLDLGAGGESGVPVEGTLSVETAVGIDRNVSGGAEVVRLGTFSTTWFHELGHALGLKHTHETVPGLSGMLPGIEGPGDQGTTFLNSHLGTVMGYTWSFLPEDNPFTAAVDPGMSVKVQPGSFGAIDIAALQHLYGARSHNTDNTVYRFSDDVDANRGYTTIWDTGGFDTIAYTGTSRAKIDLRAATLENEIGGGGWISTSETLTGGVSIANGVVIESARGAAADDILIGNASANSLIGLAGNDVLRGDAGNDRLNGGAGDDILDGGEGRDSAVYQKAFASYALRLDGRETVVTGEGVDRLSDVETAIFSDGVYDLGLRVFTANPAPPVALNGTGGNDVLTATSAVNWSLDGGGGDDTLVGQAGNDRLNGGSGNDRLDGGAGADTMIGGVGDDTYIVDNIRDVVVEAQGNERNVIESSVSYTLGVGVKELVLTGPAAWMGTGNALDNVLTGNRVANVLNGGAGDDWLNGGLGRDKLIGGLGDDHYVIDNAGDVAIEGAGEGTDHIESTASFTLGDNVENLTLQGSGAIRGTGNDLSNIIVGSTAANVLTGLSGNDILIGAEGNDRLIGGAGIDTLTGGTGSDAFVFRDGETGSAAVTADRIADFEVGDRIDLTAFEAVSTFAFIGQAAFSGARGDVRFAQSDGVTSVEGDVDGDARADFLINLTGVHSLVATDFLL, from the coding sequence ATGATGGGCGCCGGGTGGACCGGACCCATTGTCAGCTATGGATTCAAGCCGGGCGACATCAACGAGAACGGCGTCAACGACTTCGACGAGGGTGACTGGAAGGCGTTTCACCGCGAACTCATGAGCAACGTGGAGACCTTCGCCAACCTGACCTTCACGGAGGTGTCGGGGACCGCGAACATCAACTTTCGGCTGGACCTGGGCGCTGGCGGTGAATCCGGCGTGCCCGTGGAGGGGACGCTCTCCGTGGAGACCGCGGTCGGGATCGATCGCAACGTTTCGGGAGGCGCGGAGGTCGTTCGCCTCGGAACGTTCTCGACGACCTGGTTCCACGAACTCGGGCATGCTCTCGGGCTCAAGCATACCCACGAGACCGTGCCGGGTCTCTCCGGGATGCTGCCGGGCATCGAAGGGCCGGGTGATCAGGGCACGACCTTCCTGAACTCTCATCTCGGCACCGTGATGGGCTACACGTGGTCCTTCCTGCCGGAGGACAATCCCTTCACCGCCGCCGTCGACCCCGGCATGTCGGTCAAGGTGCAGCCCGGCTCCTTCGGGGCGATCGACATCGCCGCGCTCCAGCACCTCTACGGCGCGCGATCCCACAACACCGACAACACGGTCTATCGCTTCAGCGACGATGTCGATGCCAACCGCGGCTATACGACGATCTGGGATACCGGCGGCTTCGACACCATCGCGTATACCGGAACGAGCCGGGCCAAGATCGATCTCCGCGCCGCGACGCTGGAGAACGAGATCGGCGGCGGCGGCTGGATCTCCACCTCCGAGACGCTGACCGGCGGCGTCTCGATCGCCAACGGCGTGGTGATCGAGAGCGCCAGAGGGGCTGCGGCGGACGACATCCTGATCGGCAACGCCAGCGCCAACAGCCTCATCGGGCTCGCCGGCAATGACGTCCTGCGCGGCGATGCGGGCAACGATCGCCTCAATGGCGGCGCGGGCGACGATATCCTCGACGGGGGGGAGGGCCGCGACAGCGCCGTCTACCAGAAGGCCTTCGCGAGCTATGCGCTGCGTCTCGACGGGCGCGAGACCGTGGTGACGGGCGAGGGCGTCGATCGGCTGAGCGATGTGGAGACGGCGATCTTCTCGGACGGCGTCTACGATCTCGGCCTGCGTGTCTTCACAGCGAACCCGGCGCCGCCGGTGGCCCTGAACGGAACCGGGGGTAACGACGTCCTGACGGCGACCAGCGCCGTGAACTGGAGCCTCGACGGGGGCGGCGGCGATGACACCCTCGTCGGCCAAGCCGGCAACGACCGCCTGAACGGCGGGTCGGGCAACGATCGCCTCGACGGAGGAGCCGGCGCCGACACGATGATCGGCGGCGTTGGCGACGACACCTACATCGTCGACAACATCCGCGACGTGGTGGTGGAAGCGCAGGGTAACGAGCGGAACGTCATCGAATCCTCGGTCAGCTACACCCTCGGCGTGGGGGTGAAGGAACTGGTCCTGACGGGGCCCGCGGCCTGGATGGGCACCGGCAACGCCCTCGACAACGTCCTCACCGGCAACCGGGTCGCGAACGTGCTGAACGGCGGGGCCGGCGATGACTGGCTGAATGGCGGCCTCGGGCGCGACAAGCTCATCGGAGGTCTGGGCGACGATCACTACGTGATCGACAATGCCGGCGACGTCGCGATCGAGGGTGCCGGCGAGGGCACCGATCACATCGAGAGCACGGCCTCCTTCACCCTCGGCGACAATGTCGAGAACCTGACCCTGCAGGGAAGCGGCGCAATCCGGGGAACCGGGAACGACCTGTCGAACATCATCGTGGGCAGCACGGCCGCCAACGTCCTGACGGGTCTCTCGGGGAACGATATCCTCATCGGAGCCGAGGGGAACGATCGCCTGATCGGCGGTGCGGGCATCGACACCCTGACGGGGGGCACCGGCTCGGACGCGTTCGTCTTCCGCGACGGCGAGACGGGATCGGCCGCGGTAACCGCGGACCGCATCGCGGATTTCGAGGTGGGCGACCGGATCGACCTGACCGCGTTCGAGGCCGTGAGCACGTTCGCGTTCATCGGGCAGGCCGCCTTCAGCGGCGCGCGCGGCGACGTCCGGTTCGCGCAATCCGACGGTGTCACGTCGGTCGAAGGCGATGTGGATGGCGACGCCCGCGCCGACTTCCTGATCAACCTGACGGGCGTCCATAGCCTGGTCGCCACCGACTTCCTGCTCTGA
- a CDS encoding CvpA family protein → MPFSVLDLVVLGIVVLSALLAAVRGATREVLAIIAWVAAAAIAWKFHPLLLPTVSQHVTNPTVALVASIAAIFLVTLIVVSIITVKVSDMILDSRIGAIDRSLGFLFGAGRGFLICVIGWVFLAWLVQGKMPPWASEARSRPMLEKSGEALVAQLPENPEGLLKQFKKPKGDSPADPVEPPEGEVPAQRRTEAPATSTPRR, encoded by the coding sequence ATGCCGTTCTCCGTTCTCGATCTCGTCGTGCTGGGTATCGTCGTGCTCTCGGCGTTGCTGGCAGCCGTGCGCGGCGCCACCCGCGAAGTCTTGGCGATCATCGCCTGGGTGGCGGCCGCCGCCATCGCCTGGAAGTTTCACCCCCTGCTGCTGCCCACCGTCAGCCAGCACGTGACGAACCCCACGGTCGCCCTGGTGGCCTCGATCGCCGCGATCTTCCTCGTGACGCTGATCGTCGTGTCCATCATCACCGTGAAGGTGTCGGACATGATCCTCGATTCGCGGATCGGCGCCATCGACCGCTCGCTCGGCTTCCTGTTCGGCGCCGGGCGCGGCTTCCTCATCTGCGTGATCGGCTGGGTCTTCCTGGCCTGGCTCGTGCAGGGCAAGATGCCGCCCTGGGCGTCCGAGGCCCGCAGCCGCCCCATGCTGGAGAAGTCCGGCGAGGCCCTGGTGGCACAGCTGCCGGAGAACCCGGAAGGCCTGCTCAAGCAGTTCAAGAAGCCGAAGGGCGACAGCCCGGCCGATCCCGTGGAGCCGCCGGAAGGCGAGGTTCCGGCCCAGCGCCGCACCGAGGCTCCAGCCACGTCCACGCCGCGACGCTGA
- the purF gene encoding amidophosphoribosyltransferase yields the protein MSVAKSRARPPAEVVDGLDRDGDTLREECGVFGIFGHPDASAIVALGLHALQHRGQEAAGIVSFDGTVFHSERRPGLVGDSFSDRATIEHLEGPAAIGHVRYSTTGGTILRNVQPLFAELASGGLAVAHNGNLTNALSIRRDLVRDGAITQSTSDTEVILHLAARSRAPRIVERFTEALRQIEGAYAIVALTNKKLIGARDPMGIRPLVLGELDGRYILASETCALDIIGAKFVRDIENGEIVVISEEGIESIRFAPARKMRPCIFEYIYFARPDSVVNGKSVYAVRKNIGHELARESAAAADVVIPVPDSGVPAALGFAQETGLPFEMGIIRNHYVGRTFIQPTQSVRELGVRMKHSANRAVVEGKRIVLVDDSLVRGTTSVKIVRMMREAGAREVHFRIASPPITYPDFYGIDTPEREKLLAATHDLEGMRRYIGADSLAFLSIDGLYKAMGEERRDPVNPQYTDHCFTGDYPTELTDLAIAGPRRLALLAEAD from the coding sequence ATGTCTGTAGCCAAGTCGCGTGCCCGTCCCCCCGCTGAGGTCGTGGACGGGCTCGATCGGGACGGCGATACGCTGCGCGAGGAATGCGGCGTCTTCGGCATCTTCGGCCATCCGGACGCCTCCGCGATCGTCGCGCTCGGGCTCCACGCCCTGCAGCATCGCGGGCAGGAGGCAGCGGGCATCGTCTCCTTCGACGGGACGGTGTTCCATTCCGAGCGCCGGCCCGGCCTCGTGGGAGATTCGTTCTCGGACCGCGCGACCATCGAGCATCTGGAGGGCCCGGCCGCCATCGGCCACGTGCGCTACTCCACCACCGGCGGCACCATCCTGCGCAACGTGCAGCCCCTCTTCGCCGAACTCGCCAGCGGCGGTCTGGCGGTGGCGCATAACGGCAACCTCACCAACGCCCTTTCGATCCGCCGCGACCTCGTGCGGGACGGCGCCATCACCCAGTCAACCTCCGACACGGAGGTGATCCTGCATCTGGCCGCCCGTTCCCGCGCGCCGCGCATCGTGGAGCGCTTCACCGAAGCCCTGCGCCAGATCGAGGGCGCCTACGCCATCGTGGCGCTCACCAACAAGAAGCTCATCGGCGCCCGCGACCCGATGGGCATCCGCCCCCTGGTGCTCGGCGAACTCGACGGGCGCTACATCCTGGCGTCGGAGACCTGCGCCCTCGACATCATCGGCGCGAAGTTCGTCCGCGACATCGAGAACGGCGAGATCGTGGTGATTTCCGAGGAGGGGATCGAATCGATCCGCTTCGCGCCGGCCCGGAAGATGCGCCCCTGCATCTTCGAGTACATCTACTTCGCCCGCCCCGATTCGGTGGTGAACGGCAAGAGCGTCTACGCGGTGCGCAAGAATATCGGCCACGAGCTTGCCCGTGAATCGGCCGCCGCAGCCGATGTGGTGATTCCGGTTCCGGATTCCGGCGTTCCCGCCGCGCTGGGCTTCGCCCAGGAGACCGGCCTGCCCTTCGAGATGGGCATCATCCGCAATCACTATGTGGGCCGCACCTTCATCCAGCCGACCCAGTCCGTGCGCGAACTCGGCGTGCGCATGAAGCATTCGGCCAACCGCGCGGTGGTCGAGGGCAAGCGCATCGTGCTCGTGGACGACAGCCTCGTGCGCGGCACCACCTCGGTGAAGATCGTCCGGATGATGCGCGAGGCCGGCGCCCGCGAGGTGCATTTCCGAATCGCCTCGCCGCCGATCACCTACCCGGACTTCTACGGCATCGACACGCCGGAGCGGGAGAAGCTGCTCGCCGCCACCCACGACCTCGAGGGGATGCGCCGGTATATCGGCGCGGATTCCCTGGCCTTCCTGTCCATCGACGGCCTCTACAAGGCGATGGGCGAGGAGCGGCGCGACCCGGTCAACCCGCAATACACCGACCATTGCTTCACCGGCGACTACCCGACCGAACTGACCGACCTCGCCATCGCCGGGCCGCGCCGCCTCGCGCTGCTGGCCGAAGCCGATTGA
- a CDS encoding SDR family NAD(P)-dependent oxidoreductase produces MSTTDKALAGRLAVVTGASRGIGRAAALALAEAGAHVVAVARTQGALEELDDAIRGVGGSATLVPLDLTDYDAIDRLGAGIHERWKRLDILVGNAGILGNLTPIGHVTPKTWAQVMEINVTANYRLIRSLDPLLRMSDAGRAIFVTSGAAQKCKAYWGPYSVSKAALDALVRTYAAETATTPVRAMLLNPGPLRTAMRKAAMPGEDAETLKTPEDLAPHFVRLASPDFTESGKIYDFPSDRVLTPRMAD; encoded by the coding sequence ATGAGCACCACCGACAAAGCCCTCGCCGGCCGCCTCGCCGTCGTGACCGGGGCCTCGCGCGGCATCGGACGTGCGGCCGCCCTCGCCCTGGCGGAGGCCGGGGCGCACGTCGTCGCGGTCGCCCGCACCCAGGGCGCCCTTGAGGAACTCGACGATGCGATCCGGGGGGTGGGCGGGAGCGCCACCCTCGTCCCCCTCGACCTGACCGACTACGACGCCATCGACCGCCTCGGCGCGGGCATCCACGAGCGCTGGAAGCGCCTCGACATCCTGGTCGGCAATGCCGGCATCCTCGGCAATCTCACGCCGATCGGGCACGTGACCCCCAAGACCTGGGCGCAGGTGATGGAGATCAACGTGACGGCGAATTACCGGCTGATCCGCTCCCTCGATCCGCTGCTGCGGATGTCGGATGCCGGCCGCGCCATCTTCGTCACCTCGGGCGCCGCGCAGAAATGCAAGGCCTACTGGGGCCCCTACTCGGTCTCGAAGGCGGCCCTCGACGCCCTGGTGCGCACCTACGCGGCCGAGACGGCGACCACCCCCGTGCGCGCCATGCTGCTCAACCCCGGCCCCTTGCGCACCGCCATGCGCAAGGCCGCGATGCCGGGCGAGGATGCGGAGACGCTGAAGACGCCGGAAGACCTGGCGCCCCACTTCGTCCGCCTCGCGAGCCCGGATTTCACGGAATCCGGCAAGATCTACGATTTCCCGAGCGATCGCGTGCTGACCCCGCGGATGGCGGACTGA
- a CDS encoding dihydrofolate reductase — MIDVRCICAIGLRGQLGLNGHLPWEGNTDPLFVEDVTRFFAITMGHVLIAGPKTIASVPEFAFKDRTIDVIRSHEDPEAVLARYPGRRIFVGGGIAVWNVYAQYIQHWDVTRLPYDGEADRWFDPAWLVGGPARAQTAA, encoded by the coding sequence ATGATCGACGTTCGCTGCATCTGCGCCATCGGCCTTCGCGGGCAGCTCGGCCTCAACGGGCACCTGCCCTGGGAGGGCAACACCGATCCGCTCTTCGTGGAGGACGTGACGCGCTTCTTCGCCATCACCATGGGCCATGTCCTGATCGCCGGGCCGAAGACCATCGCGTCGGTACCGGAGTTCGCATTCAAGGACCGCACCATCGACGTCATCCGCAGCCACGAAGATCCGGAGGCGGTGCTGGCGCGCTATCCCGGGCGGCGCATCTTCGTGGGCGGCGGCATCGCGGTCTGGAACGTCTACGCGCAGTACATCCAGCACTGGGACGTCACCCGCCTGCCCTATGACGGCGAGGCCGACCGCTGGTTCGACCCGGCCTGGCTCGTCGGCGGCCCGGCGAGGGCACAAACGGCCGCCTGA
- a CDS encoding carboxylate-amine ligase — translation MTSASYRFGIEEEYFLADAETRGTPRRSVKPFHVQAGEELPEIGRELLQCQVEVCTPPSTDFAQAREVLSRQRAALAKLGQAHGLLVFAAGTHPVADWARQLPTKGDRYRGILRDVGLAGRRSLICGMHVHVEVPDPERRVDLMNRLLPYQPLLLALSASSPFWQGKPTGLSAYRLSAFGELPRTGLPDLFADGGAHERYVRIMTKAGSIQDASFLWWSLRPSIKFPTLELRIADSCTRLEDALTIAALYRCLVRLMVRRPDLNAGLDGVSRALAQENLWRAQRSGTEAELIDEASEEALPFGQALDALLALIAEDAAALGCEAEVAQARVIVERGTSAERQTATFEATRNGDTSNRQALDAVVDWLAETTAGPA, via the coding sequence ATGACCTCCGCATCCTACCGTTTCGGCATCGAGGAAGAGTACTTCCTGGCGGATGCCGAAACGCGCGGTACTCCGCGCCGCTCGGTCAAGCCGTTCCACGTCCAGGCCGGCGAGGAACTGCCGGAGATCGGGCGGGAACTGCTCCAGTGCCAGGTCGAGGTCTGTACCCCGCCCTCCACGGATTTCGCGCAGGCCCGCGAAGTCCTGTCCCGCCAGCGTGCAGCCCTCGCCAAGCTCGGACAGGCGCACGGCCTTCTGGTCTTCGCCGCCGGCACCCATCCGGTGGCGGATTGGGCGCGCCAACTGCCGACCAAGGGTGACCGGTATCGCGGGATCCTGCGCGACGTGGGACTCGCCGGACGCCGCAGCCTCATCTGCGGAATGCACGTCCATGTCGAGGTGCCGGATCCCGAGCGGCGCGTCGACCTGATGAACCGGCTCCTGCCCTACCAGCCGCTCCTGCTCGCGCTGTCGGCCTCCTCGCCGTTCTGGCAGGGCAAGCCCACGGGCCTGAGCGCCTACCGCCTCAGCGCCTTCGGCGAGTTGCCGCGCACCGGCCTGCCGGACCTCTTCGCCGACGGGGGCGCCCATGAGCGCTACGTCCGGATCATGACCAAGGCCGGCTCGATCCAGGATGCGAGCTTCCTGTGGTGGTCGCTGCGCCCCTCGATCAAGTTCCCGACCCTGGAATTGCGGATCGCGGATTCCTGCACCCGCCTCGAAGACGCGCTGACCATCGCGGCCCTCTACCGCTGCCTCGTGCGTCTCATGGTCCGGCGCCCCGACCTCAACGCCGGGCTCGACGGCGTCTCCCGCGCACTGGCGCAGGAGAATCTGTGGCGCGCGCAGCGCAGCGGGACGGAGGCGGAACTCATCGACGAGGCGAGCGAGGAGGCCCTGCCCTTCGGCCAAGCCCTCGACGCCCTGCTCGCCCTCATCGCCGAAGACGCCGCCGCCCTCGGCTGCGAGGCCGAGGTGGCGCAGGCCCGGGTCATCGTGGAACGCGGCACCAGCGCCGAGCGTCAGACCGCGACCTTCGAGGCGACGCGCAACGGCGACACCTCGAATCGTCAGGCCCTCGACGCCGTGGTGGACTGGCTGGCGGAGACGACGGCGGGCCCGGCGTGA
- the der gene encoding ribosome biogenesis GTPase Der, with translation MDMPTVAIVGRPNVGKSTLFNRLVGKKLALVDDRPGVTRDRREGDVNFGGLVFRVIDTAGLEEADPGSLLGRMRAQTEAAILEADVVLFVIDARAGVLPADQPFADMVRRAGCPVILIANKAEGGAGMSGAYEAFSLGLGDPIPFSAEHGEGIGELHDALIENLPKPDDEDEEYDDDPANRSLKVAIVGRPNAGKSTLINRMLGEDRLLVGPEAGITRDSISLDWEWRGRRIKLHDTAGMRRKARIDDKLEKLAVSDGLRAVRFAEVVVVLLDATIPFEKQDLTIVDLIESEGRALVIGLNKWDLVADQNGLLKKLREDCTRLLPQVRGVGVVPLSGLAGEGIDKLMQAVTSAEEIWSTRISTSRINDWLSAATQRNPPPAVSGRRIKIRYATQVKSRPPHFALFGNQLDGLPKSYTRYLVNALREAFELPGTPIRLSLRTSKNPFDRENKG, from the coding sequence ATGGATATGCCGACCGTCGCGATCGTCGGACGGCCGAACGTCGGCAAGTCGACCCTGTTCAACCGCCTCGTGGGCAAGAAGCTCGCCCTGGTGGACGACCGCCCCGGCGTGACCCGCGACCGGCGCGAGGGCGATGTCAATTTCGGTGGCCTCGTCTTCCGCGTGATCGACACTGCCGGTCTCGAGGAGGCCGATCCGGGCTCGCTGCTCGGGCGGATGCGCGCCCAGACCGAGGCGGCGATCCTCGAAGCCGACGTGGTGCTGTTCGTGATCGACGCCCGCGCGGGCGTGCTACCGGCCGATCAGCCCTTCGCCGACATGGTGCGGCGCGCCGGCTGCCCCGTCATCCTCATCGCCAACAAGGCGGAGGGAGGCGCCGGCATGTCCGGGGCCTACGAGGCGTTCTCGCTCGGGCTCGGCGACCCCATCCCGTTCTCGGCCGAGCACGGCGAGGGTATCGGCGAGTTGCACGATGCCCTGATCGAGAACCTGCCCAAGCCCGACGACGAGGACGAGGAATACGACGACGATCCGGCGAACCGCTCCCTCAAGGTCGCCATCGTCGGGCGCCCGAATGCCGGAAAATCGACCCTGATCAACCGGATGCTCGGCGAGGATCGGCTGCTCGTCGGGCCGGAGGCCGGGATCACCCGCGACTCGATCTCCCTCGACTGGGAGTGGCGCGGCCGGCGCATCAAGCTGCACGACACCGCCGGCATGCGCCGCAAGGCCCGCATCGACGACAAGCTCGAGAAGCTCGCCGTCTCGGACGGCCTGCGCGCCGTGCGCTTCGCCGAGGTGGTGGTGGTGCTCCTCGACGCCACGATCCCGTTCGAGAAGCAGGACCTGACCATTGTCGACCTGATCGAGAGCGAGGGCCGCGCCCTCGTCATCGGGCTCAACAAGTGGGACCTGGTGGCCGACCAGAACGGTCTCCTCAAGAAGCTGCGCGAGGATTGCACCCGGCTGCTGCCGCAGGTGCGCGGCGTCGGCGTGGTGCCGCTGTCGGGCTTGGCGGGTGAGGGCATCGACAAGCTGATGCAGGCGGTGACGAGCGCCGAGGAGATCTGGAGCACCCGCATCTCGACGTCGCGGATCAACGACTGGCTCAGCGCGGCGACCCAGCGCAACCCGCCCCCGGCCGTGTCCGGCCGGCGCATCAAGATCCGCTACGCCACCCAGGTGAAGAGCCGTCCGCCGCACTTCGCCCTGTTCGGCAACCAGCTCGACGGCCTGCCGAAGTCGTATACGCGCTACCTCGTCAATGCCCTGCGCGAGGCTTTCGAGCTGCCCGGGACGCCGATCCGGCTCTCCCTGCGGACCTCGAAGAACCCGTTCGACCGCGAGAACAAGGGCTGA